The following coding sequences lie in one Spea bombifrons isolate aSpeBom1 chromosome 5, aSpeBom1.2.pri, whole genome shotgun sequence genomic window:
- the LOC128497657 gene encoding uncharacterized protein LOC128497657: MSFLPHALQDDCDSDREVISMDLSECDPDEFLCNNELFDFLDSFKILNNGDVQFVLKVTERFSHALVNHKKSEEVRNTMMHDVGNKPPYQQSYDRSKERLNKNPGTNYQQNLQTDSSSNRGPVNEQRLHTQYPSEFGRNYNQNNEQPNPQYQRGHVTGPRPAGRLSTTTHDELGNFNQRKKVPDSQFNGGPIRESMPLLHTARPPSSHEGI; the protein is encoded by the exons ATGTCCTTTCTACCACATGCATTGCAGGATGACTGTGACAGTGATCGTGAAGTCATCAGTATG GACCTTAGCGAGTGTGATCCAGATGAATTTCTGTGCAACAATGAGCTGTTTGATTTCTtg gATAGTTTTAAGATACTAAATAATGGTGATGTTCAGTTTGTCTTGAAAGTTACAGAGCGGTTTTCACATGCTTTAGTAAATCACAAGAAATCTGAAGAAGTCAGGAACACAATG ATGCATGATGTTGGTAACAAACCTCCATACCAGCAGTCATATGACCGGTCAAAAGAGCGACTAAACAAGAATCCAG GAACAAATTACCAACAAAACCTACAAACTGATTCAAGCTCTAACAGAGGACCTGTTAATGAACAGAGATTGCACACTCAGTATCCATCAG AATTTGGCAGaaattacaatcaaaacaatgagcAGCCCAATCCTCAATATCAAAGAGGACATGTTACAGGGCCAAGACCAGCAGGGAGGCTGTCTACAACAACACATGATG AACTTGGAAATTTTAATCAAAGGAAAAAGGTTCCCGATTCACAGTTTAATGGGGGGCCTATTAGGGAGTCAATGCCTTTGTTACACACTGCCCGGCCACCTTCTTCACATGAAGGTATTTAG